In the genome of Rhodamnia argentea isolate NSW1041297 chromosome 3, ASM2092103v1, whole genome shotgun sequence, one region contains:
- the LOC115755004 gene encoding uncharacterized protein LOC115755004, producing the protein MGGGMEAHKNKFIEEWGSARENLEHNFRWTRRNLALVGIFGVAVPFLVYKGIVREFHMQDEDNGRPYRKFL; encoded by the exons ATGGGGGGTGGAATGGAAGCGCACAAGAACAAGTTCATAGAGGAGTGGGGCTCAGCGCGCGAGAACCTCGAGCACAACTTCCGGTGGACTCGCCGGAACCTCGCTCTCGTCGGCATCTTCGGCGTCGCCGTCCCCTTCCTCGTCTACAAGGGCATCGTCCGCGAATTC CACATGCAGGATGAGGATAATGGAAGGCCATACAGGAAGTTCCTCTGA